The following coding sequences lie in one Chlamydiales bacterium genomic window:
- a CDS encoding YscO family type III secretion system apparatus protein produces MSIDKNYPLKQIVEVKKKREEDAEKVVKEKKAIVEKEEEKLAEVKKARDLVQNHYQEKLTQLRQVLDEGTTSETIKQMKDYLKVVKEKLAKEEVRVKEQQKKVDAAMKELEAAQKILKEKRKEVEKLEIHHQAWQKEARTNLERKEELELDEIGTTIYYGKKRS; encoded by the coding sequence GTGAGTATAGATAAAAATTACCCCTTAAAACAGATTGTTGAAGTTAAAAAGAAGCGCGAAGAAGACGCTGAAAAAGTCGTCAAGGAAAAAAAAGCTATCGTCGAAAAAGAAGAGGAAAAACTTGCAGAGGTAAAAAAGGCAAGAGATCTGGTACAAAACCACTATCAAGAAAAACTAACGCAGCTAAGACAAGTGTTAGATGAGGGCACTACTTCAGAAACTATCAAACAGATGAAAGATTATTTAAAAGTTGTAAAAGAAAAGCTTGCAAAAGAAGAAGTGAGGGTCAAAGAACAACAAAAGAAAGTGGATGCAGCAATGAAAGAATTAGAAGCTGCACAAAAAATATTGAAAGAAAAGCGTAAAGAGGTAGAAAAGCTTGAAATTCATCATCAAGCCTGGCAAAAAGAAGCACGTACAAATTTAGAGCGAAAAGAAGAACTAGAGCTCGATGAAATTGGAACAACCATCTATTATGGAAAAAAACGGAGCTAA
- the sctQ gene encoding type III secretion system cytoplasmic ring protein SctQ, which translates to MKGSLKANWLPLVDSAILQIDEIPLLGNTPSFDWSLFAENLKKTFQCKELVITPKQWLWRESRELFEGLGSGLKTIQIAVSPLEGTLHWVMPEEDIKTLMSLVLGSPIDILSDEMQEGFCSYIAAEVLHTLEDLGVTEKLPLRLLKGAKAPNELSLCLDIIFEMDNKSINGRLFLSSFFRKAWKRNREEFERSHFNPSVSLNVSLCMGHVLLSLQELLHIQTGDLLILQHSTFNMDKKQGPCFLSFNHSLLFNGTLQGNKIKITEYLAKLEEPPMTTESSKEKEPPKTHAPADETHDAQPPAEDAEDTSLFLGEDEEFFMEDEELSKVLKEELVEQKAPVKESLPKQTEQKTAPSKIEVVNEAESVPLKPEDIPLIIKIEIASLSLPAKKVLELHPGNELSLDKEVDNSVRLIVNGKCIGKGELIQIGEVLGVRILAI; encoded by the coding sequence ATGAAAGGCTCTCTTAAAGCTAATTGGCTTCCCCTTGTTGATTCTGCTATTTTACAAATTGATGAAATTCCTCTTCTTGGAAATACGCCCTCTTTCGACTGGAGCCTCTTTGCAGAAAACTTGAAAAAAACGTTTCAATGCAAGGAACTCGTAATCACTCCCAAACAATGGTTATGGAGGGAGTCAAGAGAGCTCTTTGAAGGACTTGGCAGCGGTCTAAAAACCATACAAATTGCCGTATCTCCACTAGAGGGAACGCTGCATTGGGTGATGCCAGAAGAGGATATAAAAACCCTGATGAGTTTAGTTCTTGGATCTCCTATTGATATTCTATCTGATGAAATGCAAGAGGGTTTTTGTTCCTATATCGCAGCTGAAGTCTTACATACACTTGAGGATCTTGGTGTAACTGAAAAACTTCCCTTGAGACTTCTTAAAGGAGCAAAAGCTCCCAATGAGCTTTCTCTTTGTCTAGATATCATCTTTGAAATGGATAATAAATCCATCAACGGAAGACTCTTCCTCTCTTCCTTTTTTAGAAAAGCGTGGAAGCGCAATCGAGAAGAATTTGAAAGATCTCATTTCAATCCTAGTGTATCTCTCAACGTTTCTCTTTGCATGGGGCATGTTTTATTATCCTTACAAGAACTCTTGCACATCCAAACTGGAGACCTCCTTATCCTTCAACATTCTACCTTTAATATGGATAAAAAACAGGGACCTTGTTTTTTATCTTTCAATCACTCCCTCCTTTTTAATGGTACACTCCAAGGCAATAAAATTAAAATTACAGAATATTTAGCTAAGCTCGAGGAACCCCCTATGACAACAGAATCATCTAAAGAAAAAGAACCACCCAAAACCCACGCGCCTGCAGATGAGACACACGACGCACAACCTCCTGCTGAAGATGCAGAAGATACAAGCCTTTTCTTAGGAGAAGATGAAGAATTTTTCATGGAAGATGAAGAGCTCTCAAAAGTTCTTAAAGAAGAACTTGTTGAGCAAAAAGCACCTGTAAAAGAGTCTCTTCCAAAGCAAACAGAGCAAAAAACAGCTCCTTCCAAAATTGAGGTCGTAAATGAAGCAGAAAGCGTACCTCTAAAACCAGAAGACATTCCACTTATCATCAAAATAGAAATCGCCTCTCTCTCTCTTCCTGCAAAAAAAGTTTTGGAATTACATCCTGGTAATGAACTCTCTCTTGATAAAGAAGTTGATAATAGCGTAAGACTCATTGTCAACGGAAAATGCATCGGAAAAGGAGAGCTCATTCAAATTGGCGAAGTACTTGGAGTGCGCATTCTTGCGATATAG